DNA from Acidimicrobiales bacterium:
ACGGTCGTGGGCGACGTGGGCCCGTGTTCGTCGGAGGAGCGGCGTCACGCGTTCCTGACCGAAGGCGTCGCCATGACGACGTTCCTGCAACACCAGGGCCTGCGGCTGGTGACGTGTCCCGGCTACAGCGACTACTACTCGAACCTCAAGGGCGGCTCCGACGTCGGGCGCGGTCTCGAGCCGGTGCCGTGGAACGGCAAGCGCCTCGGACCGTGGCTGGCGCGGTTGCAGCCGGGTCTGGCGCAAAGCCTCGGCATGGCGGTGAAGACCAACGAGGCGCGCTCGTTGTCGAACTACAACCGCAGCCTCCGCTCCTTCGCCATCGCGACGCGGGTGGCGGCGCGCACCGTCTTGGCCAAGGTGCGGCGCCAGGCGTTGCTCACCAACGGCGCGTCGCTCGTCGGGCAACTCCTGCGCATTGCCCTCGACCATCAGGTCGCGGTGTGGACGAACGCGCCGCTGGTCGATCTCGTCGTCGACGGCGGGCGCGTTGTCGGCGTGCGCACCGAGCGCGACGGCCAGCCCGTCACGGTGCGGGCCCGCACGGGCGTCCTGATCAGCGCCGGTGGCTTCGCCCACAACCGCGCCATGCGCCAGCGCTATTCGGGCAACCAACCGAACGAGGGCAAGTGGACGATGTCGAACCCCGGCGACACCGGTGAGGCGATCGAGTCGGCGATGCGCCTCGGCGCCCAGACGGCGCTGATGGACGAAGCGTGGTGGATGCCGCTGCCCCGCACGGGCAAGTTCGGCCAGTCGACGCTGGACCAGGCGCGGCAGCGGCCGCGCACGATCTTCGTCGACGGCCACGGCCGCCGGTTCGTGAACGAGTCGAACTCGTACATGGAAGTCGGCAAGGCGATGTACGCGGCGGGCGCGGTGCCGTGCTGGGTCATCTTCGACGACCGCTACCGCCGCAGCTACGCCCACGTGCGGTCGCACCCCGGCTACTTCCCCAAGGAGATGTTGGAGAGCGGCAAGCTCAAGCGGGCGGCGACGTTGGCCGAACTGGCGGCGCAGTGCGGCATCGATCCCGATGGTCTCGCCGAGACGGTCGACCACTTCAACGCCAACGCCCGGAAGGGGATCGACCCCGACTTCGGTCGCGGCGAGTCGGCCTACAACCGCTCCCTCGGCGATCCCTCGTCCAAGGTCGTGAACCCGTGTCTCGGGCCGATCGACGAAGCGCCGTTCTACGCCTGCGAGATCCTGCCCGGCGACATCGGCACGTGCGGCGGCCTACTCACCGACGCCTTCGCCCGCGTCCTCGGCAAGAACGAGGAGCCGATCGCCGGTCTGTACGCGACCGGCAACAGCACCGCGACGGTTATGGGCCGGCACTACCTCGGCCCGGGCGCCAGCATCGCCAACACGATGGTGTTCGGCTACATCGCGGCGCGCCACGCCGCGGGCAACTAGTCGAAGCGATACAGCGCTTCGTGCAGGAGCCCGTTCTCGTGGTGCAGCGGCAGGCCCGCTGACGACGCACGCGTGACGAGCGACGTGCCGGTCGACGGGTCGACCCAGCTCATCACCAGCACCCACTCGTCGAGCACCGCACCGGGGATCGGCACGTCGGTCACGTCACCGTTGTCGTCGAGCGTGTGCGGACCGAACGCCTCCCACTCGCTCGCGATCGCGTCCGACAGTCTCCGTGATGCGTCGTCGTGCGCCTCGTCGGTCACCCGTTGCCCCTTTCGTTGATTGCGTCGTGTCAGTGTGCCGGACGCGCGAACCAATACACGCCGGCGCGCATCTTGCCCATCGGGAACGGCACGTCGAACACCGTCTCGTCGTAGGCGCGCAGCTCGAGCGGCGCGAGGAACGCGACGGCTTGCTCGCGTGTTAGATGGCTCGGGCCCTGCGGGATCCACTTGGCCTGCGGCCGGTGGGCGAAGTGCACGAGGACGAAGTCGCCGCCGGGCGCCAGCCAGTCGTCGAGCTTGGCCCGATATGCGCCCCGCTTCGCCTTCGGCAGGTGGTGCAAGCAGCCCGAGTCGAGCACGACGTCGAAGGGCGCCGGCGCCGAGTAGTCGACCACGTCGCCCTCGTGCAGTTCGAGCGTGACGCCCGCGGCTTCGGCGCGCGCCCGCGCCGCGTCGATCGCGGCCGTCACGAAGTCGATGCCGACGACCGAGTAGCCCCGCTGGGCGAGGTGCACGGCGTAGACGCCTTGGCCGCATCCGAGGTCGAGGGCGCGGCCGGGTGCTGGCCGTTGGGCGAGGGCGCGATCGAGCAGGGGTGGTGCTTCCTCGCGGTGCCAC
Protein-coding regions in this window:
- a CDS encoding class I SAM-dependent methyltransferase — protein: MRVNIQRFVFRRLYRTAPDVESLAWHREEAPPLLDRALAQRPAPGRALDLGCGQGVYAVHLAQRGYSVVGIDFVTAAIDAARARAEAAGVTLELHEGDVVDYSAPAPFDVVLDSGCLHHLPKAKRGAYRAKLDDWLAPGGDFVLVHFAHRPQAKWIPQGPSHLTREQAVAFLAPLELRAYDETVFDVPFPMGKMRAGVYWFARPAH
- a CDS encoding FAD-binding protein, whose product is MSREDATFDFVIVGSGGGGLVAAIAAADAGLKALVLEKQALVGGSTCMSGGIFWIPNNPLMKAEGIPDSYEDAMAHFETVVGDVGPCSSEERRHAFLTEGVAMTTFLQHQGLRLVTCPGYSDYYSNLKGGSDVGRGLEPVPWNGKRLGPWLARLQPGLAQSLGMAVKTNEARSLSNYNRSLRSFAIATRVAARTVLAKVRRQALLTNGASLVGQLLRIALDHQVAVWTNAPLVDLVVDGGRVVGVRTERDGQPVTVRARTGVLISAGGFAHNRAMRQRYSGNQPNEGKWTMSNPGDTGEAIESAMRLGAQTALMDEAWWMPLPRTGKFGQSTLDQARQRPRTIFVDGHGRRFVNESNSYMEVGKAMYAAGAVPCWVIFDDRYRRSYAHVRSHPGYFPKEMLESGKLKRAATLAELAAQCGIDPDGLAETVDHFNANARKGIDPDFGRGESAYNRSLGDPSSKVVNPCLGPIDEAPFYACEILPGDIGTCGGLLTDAFARVLGKNEEPIAGLYATGNSTATVMGRHYLGPGASIANTMVFGYIAARHAAGN